One Pseudodesulfovibrio sp. JC047 DNA segment encodes these proteins:
- a CDS encoding phage protease: MKHLLLALNVELTSDVPEWIELIPAGPMVKGRDGREWKFGSYEMFHVLNQFQTFDLDVVIDREHATEIKGVAGEEAPAAGWIKELEDRNGALWGRVEWTPRARTQIENREYRYLSPVFSHTKSDRAIRVLESAGLTNKPNLRLTALNRQAANMEEDTMKKALCRLLGLPETASDQEIQNAVSKLKGDLDTATNRAMPEELLSILGLEKDAETNKVVDQVKIMAGDDKALNTAQGIGASLDLTKYVLRSDYDLAINRAETAESEVKEQREADLEGKIETAVNSAIKNGKIAPASKDFYVAMCRKEGGLDEFRKFADSAPQVIEDPKLPNEPESGNGSLSDDQKAMCRNLGISEEDFVKSLKEDK; encoded by the coding sequence ATGAAACATCTTCTCTTAGCCCTCAATGTCGAGCTGACCTCTGACGTTCCCGAATGGATCGAATTGATTCCCGCTGGCCCCATGGTCAAGGGACGCGACGGGCGGGAATGGAAATTTGGTAGTTATGAAATGTTCCATGTCCTGAATCAGTTCCAGACTTTTGATCTGGATGTGGTCATCGATCGCGAACACGCCACCGAAATCAAAGGGGTGGCTGGCGAAGAAGCTCCGGCCGCTGGATGGATCAAGGAGCTGGAAGACAGGAACGGTGCCTTGTGGGGTCGAGTTGAATGGACGCCTCGCGCCCGTACCCAAATTGAGAATCGCGAATATCGCTACCTCTCTCCCGTTTTTTCCCACACCAAGTCCGACCGCGCGATCCGTGTCCTGGAGTCCGCAGGTCTGACCAATAAACCCAACCTTCGCCTGACCGCGTTGAATCGGCAGGCGGCAAACATGGAGGAAGACACCATGAAAAAGGCATTATGCCGTCTGCTCGGATTGCCGGAAACGGCATCCGATCAGGAGATTCAAAACGCTGTTTCCAAACTCAAGGGAGATTTGGATACGGCAACCAACCGGGCCATGCCCGAAGAATTGCTTTCCATTCTCGGCCTGGAAAAGGACGCCGAAACGAACAAGGTGGTTGACCAGGTCAAAATCATGGCCGGTGATGACAAGGCCTTGAACACAGCCCAGGGCATCGGTGCTTCCCTCGATCTGACCAAGTACGTGCTCCGATCGGATTACGATCTGGCTATCAACCGCGCTGAAACGGCCGAGTCCGAGGTCAAGGAACAACGCGAGGCCGACCTCGAAGGAAAGATCGAGACCGCCGTCAATTCGGCCATCAAGAACGGAAAAATCGCTCCGGCCAGCAAGGACTTCTATGTGGCCATGTGCCGCAAGGAAGGGGGCCTGGATGAATTCCGGAAGTTTGCCGATTCCGCGCCCCAGGTCATCGAAGACCCCAAGCTGCCCAATGAACCTGAATCCGGTAACGGTTCTCTGTCCGATGACCAGAAAGCCATGTGCCGCAACCTTGGCATTTCCGAAGAGGATTTCGTCAAGTCCCTCAAGGAGGACAAGTAA
- a CDS encoding phage minor head protein — protein sequence MAGKFVRRPPKESLEWFRAKGMKPGFDHRDVWREEHATAFTVAKATKMDILKDIRSEVDRALAEGRTFRDFAKDLKPTLQKKGWWGEKEMVDPLTGKRRTVQLGSTRRLKIIYETNMRTARSAGQWERIQRTKSGLPYLLYQLGPSREHRPEHVSFHGLLLPVDDSFWATHMTPNGWGCKCHVRQVSKAEYDRLKRDGVRAPNPEQVVNPETGLPTGHRAPSSVPVRTKAPAIQTREWINKRTGEVHQVPVGIDPGWNYNPGQTGRLNKSLELAGDKMAMAGGEASVISKKFVSETLGTWAESPKANFPIAVMSEADAARIGGGTRLVQFSPETLEKQLKRHPELAFEEYTFVQDAIDYGETIQDGARTLVYLLEEEGYVSVVKATKSGKALFMTSFRRLSSDVGKRDREIIRLRKKQK from the coding sequence ATGGCAGGAAAGTTCGTAAGGCGTCCTCCCAAGGAATCCCTGGAATGGTTTCGCGCCAAAGGCATGAAGCCGGGGTTTGATCACCGCGATGTCTGGCGCGAGGAACACGCCACCGCATTTACCGTGGCCAAGGCCACCAAGATGGATATTCTGAAAGACATCCGCTCCGAGGTGGATCGCGCTTTGGCCGAGGGACGGACCTTCCGCGACTTCGCCAAAGATTTGAAACCCACACTCCAAAAAAAAGGATGGTGGGGCGAGAAGGAAATGGTTGATCCTCTGACCGGGAAAAGGCGCACGGTGCAGCTCGGCAGTACGCGACGCCTCAAGATTATTTATGAGACCAACATGCGCACGGCCAGAAGCGCCGGGCAATGGGAGCGCATTCAACGCACCAAGTCCGGCCTGCCGTATCTCTTATATCAACTCGGCCCGTCCAGGGAACACAGGCCAGAGCATGTTTCCTTTCACGGTCTGTTGTTGCCGGTGGATGATTCCTTCTGGGCAACTCACATGACGCCCAACGGCTGGGGCTGCAAGTGCCATGTCCGGCAGGTCTCCAAGGCTGAATACGACCGGCTGAAACGCGACGGGGTTCGAGCCCCTAATCCGGAGCAGGTCGTCAACCCGGAAACAGGTTTGCCGACCGGACACCGGGCTCCGTCGAGCGTGCCGGTGCGGACCAAGGCTCCCGCCATCCAAACGCGCGAGTGGATCAACAAGCGCACCGGCGAGGTGCATCAGGTGCCCGTCGGCATTGATCCGGGTTGGAATTACAACCCCGGACAAACGGGACGCCTCAACAAATCCCTTGAGCTTGCCGGTGACAAGATGGCCATGGCTGGCGGCGAGGCCAGTGTCATATCCAAAAAGTTCGTATCTGAAACTCTGGGAACCTGGGCCGAATCACCAAAGGCCAATTTCCCTATCGCGGTCATGAGCGAGGCAGACGCCGCACGGATCGGAGGCGGGACGCGGCTGGTTCAGTTCTCGCCGGAGACCTTGGAAAAACAACTCAAGCGACACCCGGAACTGGCTTTCGAGGAATACACCTTTGTCCAGGACGCGATTGATTATGGCGAGACGATTCAGGACGGCGCACGGACTTTGGTCTATCTGCTTGAAGAAGAGGGCTATGTCTCAGTGGTCAAGGCCACCAAGTCTGGTAAGGCTCTGTTCATGACATCCTTCCGGCGCTTGTCGTCTGACGTGGGCAAGCGGGATCGGGAGATTATCCGTCTGCGTAAAAAGCAAAAGTAA